The Parambassis ranga chromosome 19, fParRan2.1, whole genome shotgun sequence genome contains a region encoding:
- the sntb2 gene encoding beta-2-syntrophin gives MAVWTRADKNGQLDLLLRDRWIRVAAELTRETLTLTAEAEAAGPGANHWDYSNSSAGLRNGMSNGNDPGTSPGNPGRGSSLGQDQLQNQVRGRSSSPGRGGVSRGQYDGNYSMNSPGKCPNNGTNSDFGSPGSSYGSPGSSFGSRQGDFPVSLDGSSEAVRKVRVVKQESGGLGISIKGGRENRMPILISKIFPGLAADQSRALRVGDAILSVNGNDLREATHDMAVQALKKAGKEVTLEVKYIREVSPLFKKPSLVADLPWDGVRPQSPSYSGSEDSGSPKHSSSSSSKDRKVISLKMCFISRNLTMPDLENRLLELHSPDGQHTVVLRCKDGPSANSWFTAIHTNIAALLPQTLAHINAYLGASSSTSTHPHLRHIGWLAEQVQLEGGRQQHRPVVMALTEKDILLFESVPWSRESWSMPLLTHPLLATRLVHSGSARSSPAQGSDLVFATRTGTGRGIESHVFRVETHWDLSSWTRALVQGAHAAAELIKEVSIGCTLNRQDVRLILHYEKGFTVTREPADPAGGAVLFRYPYEKLKMSADDGIRNLYLDFGGPEGEMVFDLHSGPKPVVFVLHSFLSAKLTRMGLLT, from the exons ATGGCAGTTTGGACCCGAGCGGACAAGAACGGTCAGCTGGACCTTCTGCTCCGGGACCGCTGGATCCGAGTGGCCGCGGAGCTCACCCGAGAAACGCTCACTTTAACGGCCGAGGCGGAGGCAGCCGGCCCGGGGGCCAATCACTGGGACTATAGCAACTCTTCGGCGGGCCTGCGAAATGGCATGTCGAACGGAAACGACCCGGGAACGAGTCCGGGGAACCCTGGCCGCGGTTCGTCTCTGGGTCAGGATCAACTTCAGAACCAGGTTCGGGGACGCAGTAGCAGCCCGGGGCGCGGGGGTGTCAGCCGGGGTCAATACGACGGCAACTACAGTATGAACAGCCCTGGAAAGTGCCCGAATAACGGAACAAACTCTGACTTTGGAAGTCCCGGCTCCAGCTACGGCAGTCCAGGGTCCAGTTTCGGGTCCAGACAGGGAGACTTTCCCGTTAGCCTGGATGGCTCCTCGGAGGCTGTGCGTAAAGTCCGGGTTGTCAAACAGGAGTCTGGCGGGCTGGGGATCAGTATCAAGGGGGGGCGAGAGAACCGGATGCCCATCCTCATCTCCAAGATCTTCCCTGGTCTCGCTGCGGACCAGAGCCGGGCTCTCCGGGTTGGGGACGCCATCCTGTCGGTGAACGGGAACGACCTCCGGGAAGCGACGCACGACATGGCCGTCCAGGCGCTTAAGAAGGCCGGGAAAGAGGTGACGCTGGAGG tgAAGTACATCCGCGAGGTGTCTCCGCTCTTCAAGAAGCCGTCCCTGGTGGCCGACCTGCCGTGGGACGGCGTCCGCCCGCAGTCGCCCAGCTATAGTGGCAGTGAGGATTCTGGGTcacccaaacacagcagctcctcctcatccAAAGACAGAAAGGTCATCAGCCTGAAGATGTGCTTCATCAGCAGGAACCTCACCATGCCCGATCTGGaaaacag ACTGTTGGAGCTCCACTCCCCGGACGGCCAGCACACGGTGGTGCTGCGCTGCAAAGACGGCCCCTCCGCCAACTCCTGGTTCACGGCCATCCACACCAACATCGCCGCCCTCCTGCCGCAGACGCTGGCTCATATCAACGCCTATCTGGGGGCCTCGTCCTCGAcctccacccacccccacctcaGACACATCGGCTGGCTGGCTGAGCAG GTCCAGCTGGAAGGTGGACGGCAGCAGCACCGGCCGGTGGTCATGGCGCTGACGGAGAAGGACATCCTGCTGTTTGAGTCGGTGCCATGGAGCAGAGAGTCCTGGTCCATGCCTCTGCTCACACACCCCCTGCTCGCCACCAG ACTGGTCCACTCTGGCAGTGCCCGTAGTTCTCCCGCGCAGGGCTCTGACCTGGTGTTTGCCACTCGGACCGGCACGGGGCGGGGCATCGAGTCGCACGTCTTCCGCGTGGAGACGCACTGGGATCTGTCGTCATGGACGCGGGCCCTCGTGCAGGGGGCGCATGCCGCTGCCGAGCTCATCAAAGAAGTCTCCATCG GTTGTACGTTGAACAGGCAGGATGTCCGGCTGATTCTGCACTATGAGAAGGGCTTCACTGTGACCAGGGAGCCGGCCGacccagcagggggcgccgtGCTCTTCAGATACCCCTACGAGAAGCTCAAAATGTCTGCAGACGACGGAATACGCAACCTGTACCTAGACTTTGGGGGTCCGGAGGGAGAAATG gTGTTCGACCTCCACTCGGGTCCTAAGCCGGTGGTTTTCGtcctccactccttcctgtcAGCGAAGCTGACTCGGATGGGCCTCCTGACGTGA